Proteins co-encoded in one Scomber scombrus chromosome 14, fScoSco1.1, whole genome shotgun sequence genomic window:
- the LOC133994453 gene encoding uncharacterized protein LOC133994453, whose translation MSSSVMDGVGRAMVGVWRAHTVLDESDEAESSPEAPDRFRKLRSSSSLNSLRMSLRKRLPLRSVQANSLPENPALEPTKEQPKPSAVRKLTRSARNSITGVCQRWQKTREFSREECLVTTPGRICEGEEAEASAFRTPKRTPGRAATPRRTPKQTATPGRTPGSRGRRTPEAGVRGVRTGGGRRQLVRMAALRSPFASPNTQNQRLKFDQDLESVSSGLKRLKHLSKALDGIIGRDNRQSKYSLIVD comes from the exons ATGTCGTCTTCAGTGATGGATGGAGTTGGCAGAGCTATGGTGGGAGTCTGGCGGGCACATACGGTCCTGGATGAGTCTGACGAGGCAGAGAGCTCCCCAGAAGCCCCTGACCGTTTCCGCAAGCTTCGCTCTTCGTCTTCACTCAACTCTCTGCGAATGTCTTTGAGGAAGCGTCTCCCACTCCGTTCTGTCCAGGCCAACTCCCTTCCCGAAAATCCAGCATTGGAGCCCACAAAGGAGCAACCAAAACCCAGCGCAGTCCGCAAACTTACCCGCAGCGCTCGGAACTCCATCACTGGAGTGTGTCAG AGGTGGCAGAAAACCAGAGAGTTTTCACGTGAGGAGTGTTTGGTTACGACCCCGGGGCGGATATGTGAAGGGGAAGAAGCTGAAGCGTCAGCTTTTCGCACACCAAAACGCACACCTGGCCGAGCTGCGACACCTAGACGCACCCCCAAACAAACTGCCACACCTGGGCGTACCCCAGGCTCTAGAGGGAGAAGGACTCCTGAGGCTGGTGTCCGTGGGGTGAGAACAGGTGGTGGCAGGAGACAGCTGGTCCGCATGGCTGCATTACGAAGTCCCTTTGCATCCCCCAACACACAGAACCAGAGGCT GAAGTTTGACCAAGATCTGGAGTCAGTTTCTAGTGGACTCAAGAGGCTCAAACATCTGTCTAAGGCCTTGGATGGCATTATTGGCAGAGACAACAG GCAGTCCAAGTATTCCTTAATTGTGGATTAG
- the cct8 gene encoding T-complex protein 1 subunit theta isoform X1 — protein MALHVPKAPGFAQMLKDGAKHYSGLEEAVFRNIKACKELSQTTRTAYGPNGMNKMVINHLEKLFVTNDAATILRELEVQHPAAKMIVMASHMQEQEVGDGTNFVLVFAGALLELAEELLRMGLSVSEVIEGYEKACKKTLEILPDCVCASAKNLHDINEATSLIRTAVMSKQYGNEDFLANLIAQACVSIFPESGSFNVDNVRVCKILGCGVTASSMLHGMVFKKEAEGDVTSVKDAKIAVFSCPFDCMVTETKGTVLINNAKELMDFSMGEEGMMEAQVKAIKEAGANIVVTGGKVADMALHYANKYNLMVVRLNSKWDLRRLCKTVGAVALPRLMAPTPEEMGHCDSVYLSEVGDTQVVVFKHEKEEGSISTVVIRGSTDNLMDDIERAVDDGVNTFKVLVRDKRMVPGAGATEIELAKQITSYGETCPGLDQYAIKKFAEAFEAVPRSLAENSGVKGSELISKLYAAHHEGNKNTGFDIEGEGPAVKDMLEAGIMDPYMVKHWGIKLATNAAITVLRVDQIIMAKPAGGPKTPKQRGHWDKDDWDEAPDKFDTHH, from the exons ATGGCTCTCCACGTCCCCAAAGCTCCTGGGTTTGCCCAGATGTTAAAAGATGGTGCCAAG CACTATTCAGGGCTTGAGGAGGCAGTCTTCCGCAACATCAAAGCCTGCAAGGAGCTTTCTCAGACCACACGCACCGCCTATGGGCCAAATG GTATGAATAAAATGGTCATCAACCACTTGGAGAAGCTGTTTGTTACCAACGATGCTGCAACGATTCTTAGAGAGCTGGAG GTGCAGCATCCAGCAGCCAAAATGATTGTCATGGCGTCACACATGCAAGAGCAGGAGGTGGGAGATGGTACAAACTTTGTCCTGGTGTTTGCCGGTGCTCTGTTGGAGCTGGCTGAAGAGCTGCTCAGGATGGGTCTGTCTGTGTCAGAG GTGATTGAAGGTTATGAGAAGGCATGTAAGAAGACTCTGGAGATCCTGCCAGACTGCGTTTGCGCATCAGCCAAGAACCTGCATGACATAAACGAGGCCACATCTTTGATTCGTACAGCTGTCATGAGTAAACAGTATGGCAACGAAGACTTCCTTGCCAACCTCATTGCACAGGCCTGTG TGTCCATCTTCCCCGAGTCCGGCAGTTTCAATGTTGATAACGTCAGAGTGTGCAAGATTTTG GGTTGTGGAGTGACAGCGTCCTCCATGCTACATGGCATGGTATTTAAaaaggaggcagagggagaTGTCACATCAGTTAAAGATGCTAAGATCGCCGTCTTCTCCTGCCCCTTTGACTGCATGGTTACAGAGACCAAG GGCACAGTACTGATAAATAATGCAAAGGAGCTCATGGACTTCAGCATGGGAGAGGAGGGTATGATGGAGGCTCAGGTGAAGGCCATCAAGGAGGCTGGGGCCAACATCGTGGTAACTGGGGGTAAAGTGGCTGACATGGCGCTGCACTATGCCAACAAGTACAATCTCATGGTGGTTAG GCTTAACTCCAAGTGGGACCTCAGGAGGTTATGCAAGACTGTGGGAGCTGTAGCGCTGCCCAGGCTG ATGGCTCCAACCCCTGAGGAGATGGGTCACTGCGACAGCGTCTACCTGTCAGAGGTGGGAGACACCCAGGTGGTGGTTTTCAAACACG agaaggaggagggctCCATCTCAACAGTGGTGATCAGAGGCTCCACTGACAATCTGATGGATGACATTGAGAGGGCTGTAGACGATGGAGTCAACACCTTCAAGGTCCTAGTCAGG GACAAGCGCATGGTACCTGGTGCAGGAGCCACTGAGATTGAGTTGGCCAAACAGATCACTTCATACGGAGAG ACCTGCCCGGGTTTGGATCAGTATGCCATTAAAAAGTTTGCTGAAGCCTTTGAGGCAGTGCCACGCTCCCTGGCTGAGAACTCTGGTGTGAAGGGGAGCGAGCTCATCTCCAAACTGTATGCTGCGCATCACGagggaaacaaaaacacaggatTCGACATtgag GGAGAGGGTCCCGCTGTGAAAGACATGCTTGAGGCTGGCATTATGGATCCTTACATGGTCAAACACTGGGGCATCAAACTGGCCACCAACGCTGCCATCACAGTACTGAGAGTCGACCAG ATCATCATGGCTAAGCCTGCAGGGGGACCCAAAACTCCCAAGCAGAGAGGCCATTGGGACAAAGACGATTGGGACGAGGCGCCTGATAAATTTGATACCCACCATTAG
- the cct8 gene encoding T-complex protein 1 subunit theta isoform X2, with the protein MALHVPKAPGFAQMLKDGAKHYSGLEEAVFRNIKACKELSQTTRTAYGPNGMNKMVINHLEKLFVTNDAATILRELEVQHPAAKMIVMASHMQEQEVGDGTNFVLVFAGALLELAEELLRMGLSVSEVIEGYEKACKKTLEILPDCVCASAKNLHDINEATSLIRTAVMSKQYGNEDFLANLIAQACVSIFPESGSFNVDNVRVCKILGCGVTASSMLHGMVFKKEAEGDVTSVKDAKIAVFSCPFDCMVTETKGTVLINNAKELMDFSMGEEGMMEAQVKAIKEAGANIVVTGGKVADMALHYANKYNLMVVRLNSKWDLRRLCKTVGAVALPRLMAPTPEEMGHCDSVYLSEVGDTQVVVFKHEKEEGSISTVVIRGSTDNLMDDIERAVDDGVNTFKVLVRDKRMVPGAGATEIELAKQITSYGETCPGLDQYAIKKFAEAFEAVPRSLAENSGVKGSELISKLYAAHHEGNKNTGFDIEGEGPAVKDMLEAGIMDPYMVKHWGIKLATNAAITVLRVDQIIMAKPAGGPKAPQGKKDWDEDD; encoded by the exons ATGGCTCTCCACGTCCCCAAAGCTCCTGGGTTTGCCCAGATGTTAAAAGATGGTGCCAAG CACTATTCAGGGCTTGAGGAGGCAGTCTTCCGCAACATCAAAGCCTGCAAGGAGCTTTCTCAGACCACACGCACCGCCTATGGGCCAAATG GTATGAATAAAATGGTCATCAACCACTTGGAGAAGCTGTTTGTTACCAACGATGCTGCAACGATTCTTAGAGAGCTGGAG GTGCAGCATCCAGCAGCCAAAATGATTGTCATGGCGTCACACATGCAAGAGCAGGAGGTGGGAGATGGTACAAACTTTGTCCTGGTGTTTGCCGGTGCTCTGTTGGAGCTGGCTGAAGAGCTGCTCAGGATGGGTCTGTCTGTGTCAGAG GTGATTGAAGGTTATGAGAAGGCATGTAAGAAGACTCTGGAGATCCTGCCAGACTGCGTTTGCGCATCAGCCAAGAACCTGCATGACATAAACGAGGCCACATCTTTGATTCGTACAGCTGTCATGAGTAAACAGTATGGCAACGAAGACTTCCTTGCCAACCTCATTGCACAGGCCTGTG TGTCCATCTTCCCCGAGTCCGGCAGTTTCAATGTTGATAACGTCAGAGTGTGCAAGATTTTG GGTTGTGGAGTGACAGCGTCCTCCATGCTACATGGCATGGTATTTAAaaaggaggcagagggagaTGTCACATCAGTTAAAGATGCTAAGATCGCCGTCTTCTCCTGCCCCTTTGACTGCATGGTTACAGAGACCAAG GGCACAGTACTGATAAATAATGCAAAGGAGCTCATGGACTTCAGCATGGGAGAGGAGGGTATGATGGAGGCTCAGGTGAAGGCCATCAAGGAGGCTGGGGCCAACATCGTGGTAACTGGGGGTAAAGTGGCTGACATGGCGCTGCACTATGCCAACAAGTACAATCTCATGGTGGTTAG GCTTAACTCCAAGTGGGACCTCAGGAGGTTATGCAAGACTGTGGGAGCTGTAGCGCTGCCCAGGCTG ATGGCTCCAACCCCTGAGGAGATGGGTCACTGCGACAGCGTCTACCTGTCAGAGGTGGGAGACACCCAGGTGGTGGTTTTCAAACACG agaaggaggagggctCCATCTCAACAGTGGTGATCAGAGGCTCCACTGACAATCTGATGGATGACATTGAGAGGGCTGTAGACGATGGAGTCAACACCTTCAAGGTCCTAGTCAGG GACAAGCGCATGGTACCTGGTGCAGGAGCCACTGAGATTGAGTTGGCCAAACAGATCACTTCATACGGAGAG ACCTGCCCGGGTTTGGATCAGTATGCCATTAAAAAGTTTGCTGAAGCCTTTGAGGCAGTGCCACGCTCCCTGGCTGAGAACTCTGGTGTGAAGGGGAGCGAGCTCATCTCCAAACTGTATGCTGCGCATCACGagggaaacaaaaacacaggatTCGACATtgag GGAGAGGGTCCCGCTGTGAAAGACATGCTTGAGGCTGGCATTATGGATCCTTACATGGTCAAACACTGGGGCATCAAACTGGCCACCAACGCTGCCATCACAGTACTGAGAGTCGACCAG ATCATCATGGCCAAACCAGCAGGGGGACCGAAAGCTCCCCAGGGCAAGAAGGACTGGGACGAGGACGACTGA
- the tmigd1 gene encoding transmembrane and immunoglobulin domain-containing protein 1: protein MMLIFRSPLFHLLIYCATQTSGVKIESVPNINSEGLVLTELEKTVSLICSSEADEDLVWLRNGAVVNLMEGNRKGRSSVCVTPVIYEDNDATFTCHVSGNTTDRDSVTLNVRYPPTLSGSEEVAVEDGAVLVLQCDIWANPPVSSLSWTLNGSAVDLFASGFAVTNDGFTTQLTANSADASLHEGAYRCTANSPFHGEHSKDFQVRVTEKTMKFPLMPMIAGIVVVCLTALLAVVARWDRITKCCK, encoded by the exons ATGATGTTGATTTTCAGATCCCCTCTTTTCCATTTGCTCATCTACTGCGCAACCCAGACTTCAG GTGTCAAGATCGAGTCTGTCCCAAACATCAACAGTGAGGGATTGGTACTGACAGAGCTGGAGAAGACTGTGTCTCTGATCTGCAGCTCAGAGGCTGACGAGGACCTGGTCTGGCTGAGGAATGGTGCTGTGGTCAATTTGATGGAAGGAAATAGGAAGGGTCGCAGTAGTGTGTGCGTCACACCTGTCATCTATGAAGACAACGATGCAACTTTCACCTGCCACGTCAGCGGAAATACCACAGATAGGGACTCAGTCACTCTGAATGTCAGAT ATCCTCCAACACTCTCAGGCTCAGAGGAGGTTGCAGTAGAGGATGGGGCCGTGCTTGTCCTGCAGTGTGATATCTGGGCCAATCCACCAGTCTCATCTTTGTCATGGACACTAAATGGAAGCGCAGTGGATCTATTTGCAAGTGGCTTTGCGGTGACCAATGACGGCTTCACAACCCAGCTAACCGCCAACAGTGCAGATGCAAGCTTGCATGAAGGCGCGTATCGGTGCACAGCAAACTCTCCATTCCATGGAGAGCACAGCAAGGACTTCCAAGTCAGAGTAACAG AAAAGACCATGAAGTTCCCGCTGATGCCCATGATAGCAGGGATAGTGGTGGTGTGTCTGACTGCACTTCTCGCCGTTGTGGCACGATGGGACAGAATTACAAAG TGCTGCAAGTGA